In a genomic window of Verrucomicrobiota bacterium:
- a CDS encoding N-acyl homoserine lactonase family protein, which yields MANYSIWVLEYAYVPNYHVSGIIYGAHNQGYRKLPYCYVLIKGQDHVAMVDVGYNHKDFGGYLGDKFGVINWHPPEAVLGECGLKPQDVDTVFVTHAHFDHFGNVEDFPNAKFYIQEREIAKWVWAMSLPERMQYITVAIDPGDVLRGVELAQKRRLVTVDGDMEEVLPGIDLHAAFDTHTFGSMWVTVRNDGKKTSDDCWILAGDLIYVYENLEGDGSVVGVDKVYNPVGLAIGSQTNLVLVTEEMMKAVHYDKHRVVPVHEERLREAFPSRITKDGLRISEICLADGDRSLVS from the coding sequence GTGGCTAACTATTCAATCTGGGTATTGGAGTACGCTTACGTGCCAAACTACCACGTGAGCGGGATCATTTACGGGGCGCACAATCAAGGGTATCGTAAACTGCCGTATTGCTATGTACTGATCAAAGGTCAGGACCACGTCGCGATGGTGGATGTGGGATACAATCACAAGGATTTCGGTGGGTACCTCGGCGACAAATTCGGGGTAATCAACTGGCACCCGCCGGAGGCGGTTTTGGGCGAGTGCGGGCTAAAGCCGCAAGACGTGGATACGGTTTTCGTCACCCACGCCCACTTCGATCATTTCGGCAACGTCGAAGACTTCCCGAATGCCAAGTTTTACATTCAGGAGCGTGAAATCGCAAAGTGGGTCTGGGCGATGTCTCTTCCGGAACGGATGCAATACATCACGGTGGCGATAGACCCGGGAGACGTCCTGAGAGGGGTGGAATTGGCCCAAAAGCGACGCTTGGTGACAGTCGACGGCGATATGGAGGAGGTCTTGCCGGGAATCGATCTTCATGCCGCCTTCGATACCCACACGTTCGGCTCCATGTGGGTTACCGTCCGAAACGACGGGAAGAAAACCTCGGATGATTGCTGGATCCTGGCCGGTGACCTCATTTACGTGTACGAGAACCTGGAAGGCGATGGCAGCGTTGTCGGCGTTGACAAGGTTTACAATCCGGTAGGCCTGGCCATTGGAAGCCAGACTAATCTTGTCCTGGTCACGGAGGAGATGATGAAGGCGGTGCATTACGACAAGCATCGTGTGGTGCCGGTTCACGAGGAGCGTTTAAGGGAAGCGTTCCCCTCACGCATCACCAAGGATGGACTTCGCATCAGCGAGATCTGCCTGGCCGACGGAGACCGTTCCCTGGTGAGTTGA
- a CDS encoding ABC transporter permease, whose product MSQQPHDLTRKATPSPETGARLAPGPKDGGRPAAPEPTSGVQPRRLGRGQDSQVIQIAAIFVICAILIIASRAISASFGSWNEVETIVVLSSFLIVIGFGQGLVILMGGLDLSVGSLITLGGVLTTTWAGAGANAWLLVPVLLVCGFCGLINGFGVTIAKVPPFIMTLASGIVIYSLCLGFTAGTPRGSSPSLLSALMQARAWGVPVVIYFVILFSIAAALLQSRSSYGRSLYAVGTNPAAARIAGLRVNKVIASVYAMSGLCGGIVGMMLVGYSNGATLRMGEPYVLSSIAAVVVGGSSILGGTGRFEGTVGGAILLTTISTIISAVGLEEGWRTVLEGVIIVIALLLLSWPMPSVFRRRNRTQTSTSNRSARLGK is encoded by the coding sequence ATGAGCCAGCAACCGCATGACCTGACCCGCAAGGCAACGCCCTCGCCGGAAACGGGAGCGCGGCTTGCGCCCGGTCCAAAGGACGGCGGCCGGCCGGCAGCGCCGGAACCAACGTCGGGCGTGCAACCTCGACGCCTTGGCCGGGGACAGGACAGCCAGGTGATTCAGATCGCCGCCATCTTCGTTATTTGTGCGATCTTGATCATCGCCTCCCGCGCGATCAGCGCTTCGTTCGGTTCCTGGAACGAGGTTGAAACGATTGTGGTTTTGTCCTCTTTCCTGATCGTGATCGGCTTTGGGCAAGGCCTCGTGATCCTGATGGGAGGCCTGGATCTCTCGGTTGGTTCGCTGATCACGCTCGGGGGGGTGCTCACAACGACTTGGGCGGGTGCTGGCGCAAACGCGTGGCTTCTTGTGCCGGTCCTCCTGGTTTGTGGGTTTTGCGGCCTGATAAACGGCTTCGGGGTGACCATCGCGAAGGTTCCGCCTTTCATCATGACGCTCGCATCAGGAATCGTCATTTATAGCCTGTGCCTCGGCTTTACGGCCGGCACCCCGCGGGGTTCTTCTCCCTCGCTACTGTCGGCTCTTATGCAGGCGAGGGCCTGGGGTGTACCGGTCGTCATTTATTTCGTCATCCTGTTTTCCATAGCCGCAGCATTGCTTCAAAGCAGGTCAAGTTACGGCCGGAGCCTTTACGCGGTAGGTACCAACCCGGCTGCTGCTCGAATTGCGGGCCTGCGGGTAAACAAAGTCATCGCGTCGGTTTACGCGATGAGCGGGTTATGTGGGGGCATCGTTGGCATGATGCTGGTTGGGTATTCGAACGGAGCCACCCTTCGAATGGGTGAGCCGTACGTATTGTCTTCCATCGCAGCCGTCGTGGTGGGCGGATCGTCAATTTTAGGTGGAACCGGACGGTTTGAGGGTACGGTGGGGGGAGCGATCCTGCTTACCACGATCAGCACGATCATCTCTGCGGTCGGGTTGGAGGAGGGCTGGAGGACGGTACTGGAAGGAGTCATCATCGTTATCGCGCTGTTGCTCCTTTCCTGGCCGATGCCAAGCGTTTTTAGACGGCGCAACCGGACGCAGACCTCGACTTCAAACCGAAGCGCCAGGCTGGGGAAATAG
- a CDS encoding 3-hydroxyacyl-CoA dehydrogenase translates to MGQDSDAGLAGEKRPIAVVGTGLVGAGWAIVFARAGHPVRLFDSVPGAAERAIGVIKDRLAGLAEHGLIDSPEAVLRNVRVAQSLESAVEDVAYVQESVFEQMETKARVLQALEPCLPAKAVIGSSSSGIPASKFSEHVSIRSRVLIVHPVNPPYLIPLVELVPAPWTETPAVEFAEALMKSVGQSPVRLRNEVEGFVLNRLQGALLREAWALFNDGVASAEDIDKTVRDGLGYRWSFMGPFETIDLNAPGGIGDYARRFGPLFQAIDASRSHDEPWNESLIARLESERRSVLPPEQLAERAAWRDRKLMTFAALKQKPA, encoded by the coding sequence ATGGGACAGGACAGCGATGCTGGTTTAGCTGGAGAGAAACGGCCCATTGCCGTTGTGGGCACGGGGTTGGTCGGCGCCGGTTGGGCAATCGTATTTGCAAGGGCCGGCCACCCGGTCCGCTTGTTCGATTCTGTGCCCGGTGCGGCCGAACGCGCGATCGGGGTCATTAAAGACCGGCTTGCCGGGTTGGCCGAACACGGGCTGATCGACTCGCCGGAAGCCGTTTTACGGAATGTGCGAGTCGCGCAGAGTCTCGAGTCTGCCGTCGAGGATGTGGCTTATGTACAAGAGTCTGTGTTCGAGCAGATGGAAACAAAAGCCAGGGTACTGCAGGCACTCGAGCCCTGCCTGCCCGCAAAGGCGGTCATCGGCAGTTCGAGTTCGGGAATTCCCGCGTCGAAATTCAGTGAGCATGTATCGATTCGCTCCCGCGTGCTGATCGTGCATCCGGTTAATCCGCCCTACCTTATCCCGTTGGTCGAGTTGGTACCGGCGCCTTGGACGGAGACGCCGGCCGTGGAGTTTGCTGAAGCGCTTATGAAATCCGTCGGGCAATCTCCCGTGCGGCTGCGCAATGAGGTCGAAGGATTCGTTTTAAACCGGCTGCAAGGGGCGTTGCTCCGGGAGGCATGGGCGCTGTTTAATGACGGCGTCGCCTCGGCTGAGGATATCGATAAGACGGTTCGAGACGGCCTTGGCTACCGTTGGTCCTTCATGGGGCCGTTTGAGACGATCGATTTGAACGCCCCCGGCGGGATCGGGGACTATGCCCGTCGATTCGGACCGCTCTTCCAGGCGATTGATGCCTCGCGATCGCACGATGAGCCGTGGAACGAATCACTGATCGCGCGGCTCGAATCAGAACGGCGGTCGGTCCTGCCCCCGGAGCAACTCGCAGAACGGGCTGCCTGGCGCGATCGTAAACTGATGACGTTTGCTGCTCTAAAGCAGAAACCAGCCTGA
- a CDS encoding ABC transporter substrate-binding protein translates to MAAAICFFCGSPQSVQGKDKYLIYLSLSYSGNAWQSEAANIVKALAATPPYDKIVELREVISGTDVQAQISAYESMIAAHADGVISFPISATALNRTVKRGSQQGVLFFMYDATVTEPSAYNVSYITAGFGENTAQYLVNCLKGKGKIFLSRGVPGNSVDQRHTDGAMSIFKKYPGIQVVQEYYSYWDDRTTQQETAKALAAHPDVDGIWAQAGEYGAIQALLAARPDKLIPVTGENSNGFRLALANEDLRKRGLQGVSSGSPPATSGYAFKLMMEMLTGKRKLQTHNIQYPLPWVTADEVRTIKGDRLENGSNAFAEGTVPSSFVTESFSQAFLPEISLVSALEGKPTPGATIQPLPADVTPAPDEPNINCQNCKPPADHYKLTKVTAEVKP, encoded by the coding sequence ATGGCTGCTGCCATTTGCTTTTTCTGCGGATCGCCCCAATCCGTGCAAGGCAAAGACAAGTACCTGATCTACCTGAGTCTGAGTTATAGCGGAAACGCATGGCAGAGCGAAGCGGCAAACATCGTCAAAGCCTTGGCGGCCACCCCGCCCTACGACAAGATAGTCGAACTGCGCGAGGTCATTTCCGGTACGGACGTGCAAGCCCAGATCTCGGCTTACGAAAGCATGATCGCGGCCCACGCGGATGGGGTGATCAGCTTTCCGATCTCAGCGACCGCGCTCAACCGGACGGTAAAACGGGGGAGCCAACAAGGCGTTCTCTTTTTCATGTATGATGCCACTGTGACTGAGCCTTCGGCCTATAACGTCAGCTACATTACGGCCGGGTTTGGCGAAAACACCGCCCAGTACCTGGTCAACTGCCTCAAGGGTAAAGGTAAAATTTTTCTCAGCAGAGGCGTTCCTGGTAACTCCGTCGACCAACGCCATACCGATGGAGCGATGTCGATTTTCAAAAAGTATCCTGGGATCCAGGTTGTGCAGGAGTATTACAGTTACTGGGATGATCGCACCACCCAGCAGGAAACGGCCAAGGCGCTCGCGGCGCACCCGGACGTTGACGGCATATGGGCTCAGGCCGGTGAATATGGGGCGATTCAGGCGCTTTTAGCGGCACGCCCCGATAAGCTGATCCCGGTCACGGGCGAAAACTCGAACGGCTTTAGGCTCGCTTTGGCCAACGAGGATTTGCGTAAGCGTGGCCTTCAGGGGGTCTCGTCCGGGTCTCCGCCGGCCACCTCCGGCTATGCGTTCAAGCTTATGATGGAGATGCTCACCGGTAAGCGCAAACTGCAAACGCACAACATCCAATACCCTTTGCCTTGGGTGACCGCAGACGAGGTCCGCACGATCAAAGGCGACCGCCTCGAAAACGGATCTAACGCCTTTGCAGAAGGGACCGTGCCCAGCTCTTTCGTTACGGAGTCGTTCAGCCAGGCATTTCTACCCGAAATATCGCTCGTGTCAGCACTTGAGGGAAAGCCGACGCCAGGGGCGACCATCCAGCCGCTGCCCGCGGATGTAACGCCGGCCCCGGATGAACCCAACATCAACTGCCAGAATTGTAAACCGCCCGCAGATCACTACAAGCTCACCAAGGTGACGGCGGAGGTTAAGCCATAA
- a CDS encoding methylated-DNA--[protein]-cysteine S-methyltransferase: protein MEVKKTLKPNYVYKVIDSPVGKLKLVASQKGLAAVLWENDDPRRVRLSPVEEDTAHPLLAEAEQQLKEYFSGQRKSFSLRLDPVGTPFQNRVWQALLGIPFGETRRYGELAEQLGSASARRAVGAANGRNPIAIVVPCHRVIGASGELTGFAGGLEVKKRLLMLEGRTGDESKRKKPAASRPAKRA from the coding sequence ATGGAAGTAAAAAAGACATTGAAACCAAACTACGTTTACAAGGTGATTGATTCGCCCGTTGGTAAACTGAAACTTGTCGCGAGCCAGAAGGGCCTGGCGGCGGTCCTCTGGGAAAATGACGATCCTCGTCGGGTTCGTTTGAGCCCGGTTGAGGAAGACACAGCGCATCCCTTGCTTGCAGAGGCCGAACAGCAGTTGAAAGAGTATTTTAGCGGGCAACGAAAGTCGTTCTCGCTCAGGCTTGATCCGGTAGGAACCCCTTTCCAGAATCGGGTTTGGCAGGCATTGTTGGGCATTCCCTTCGGCGAAACCCGCCGTTACGGCGAGCTTGCGGAGCAACTTGGAAGCGCCAGCGCGCGTCGAGCGGTCGGCGCTGCCAACGGGAGAAACCCCATCGCCATCGTGGTGCCCTGTCATCGAGTCATCGGCGCGTCAGGCGAACTCACCGGATTCGCAGGCGGGCTTGAAGTCAAGAAACGACTGCTCATGTTAGAAGGCAGGACGGGCGACGAATCGAAAAGGAAGAAACCGGCCGCGTCGCGACCTGCAAAGCGTGCTTGA
- the hisD gene encoding histidinol dehydrogenase, whose amino-acid sequence MITYLKTDVTKESSGAADVDVRKTVERVLGEIQRGGDAAVRRFSEEFDKWSPPSFRLSPSEIDACISRLPEQTVGDIKFAQEQIRNFAKVQRDAIKDVEVETLPGVILGHRNIPVASVGCYVPGGRYPMVASAHMSIVTARVAGVQRIIACTPPTGGKPHDATIAAMALGGADEIYLLGGVQAIGAMAYGTDTIAPVDMVVGPGNAYVAEAKRQVFGHVGIDLLAGPTEILVIADDTADGEMAATDLLGQAEHGPTTPAILLTTSRRVADETLREIDRQLKTLKTAPVAGKAWQDKGQVILVDSFDELVSEANRIASEHVEVLTENPRRFLDALTNYGALFVGKYTNVAYGDKVIGTNHTLPTRGGARFTGGLWVGKFLKTCTYQECDEAASVKIGEYCSRLCAIENFIAHKEQADLRVRRFKTSAA is encoded by the coding sequence ATGATTACCTACCTCAAAACCGATGTTACCAAAGAAAGCTCCGGAGCGGCCGACGTCGACGTTCGAAAGACGGTCGAGCGCGTCCTGGGTGAAATTCAGCGGGGCGGGGATGCCGCGGTCAGGCGGTTCTCGGAGGAGTTTGACAAATGGTCACCTCCTTCCTTTCGCCTTTCCCCGTCAGAAATCGATGCTTGCATTTCAAGACTGCCGGAGCAGACCGTTGGAGACATCAAGTTTGCTCAGGAACAGATTCGCAATTTTGCAAAGGTGCAGCGTGACGCCATCAAGGACGTCGAGGTAGAGACCTTGCCGGGCGTCATTCTGGGCCACCGGAACATTCCCGTGGCCAGCGTCGGGTGCTACGTGCCCGGCGGCCGTTACCCGATGGTGGCTTCCGCCCACATGAGCATTGTTACGGCGCGCGTGGCCGGCGTGCAGCGCATCATCGCCTGCACGCCCCCGACCGGCGGCAAACCGCACGACGCGACCATTGCGGCCATGGCGTTAGGCGGTGCGGATGAAATCTATCTGCTCGGCGGTGTCCAGGCCATCGGGGCGATGGCGTACGGTACCGACACGATCGCCCCGGTCGATATGGTCGTAGGCCCGGGAAACGCCTACGTGGCCGAGGCGAAGCGCCAGGTCTTCGGGCACGTCGGGATCGATCTGCTGGCCGGCCCGACCGAGATCCTTGTCATTGCGGACGATACCGCCGACGGTGAGATGGCGGCGACGGACCTTCTGGGTCAGGCGGAACACGGGCCCACCACGCCCGCCATCCTGTTGACCACCTCCCGCCGGGTCGCGGATGAAACCTTGCGCGAGATTGACCGCCAGCTGAAGACCCTTAAGACGGCGCCGGTAGCGGGCAAAGCGTGGCAGGACAAGGGACAGGTGATCCTGGTCGACTCGTTCGATGAGCTGGTCTCGGAAGCAAATCGAATCGCGTCCGAACACGTCGAAGTCCTGACGGAAAACCCCCGGCGATTCCTGGATGCGCTTACGAATTACGGCGCACTTTTCGTGGGTAAGTACACCAACGTTGCGTACGGAGACAAGGTGATCGGGACCAACCACACGCTGCCGACCCGGGGAGGCGCACGATTTACCGGCGGCCTCTGGGTCGGTAAGTTCCTGAAGACCTGCACCTACCAGGAGTGCGACGAGGCGGCGAGCGTGAAAATCGGTGAGTACTGTTCGCGTTTGTGCGCCATTGAAAACTTCATCGCTCACAAGGAGCAGGCGGATTTGCGGGTTCGACGCTTTAAAACGTCTGCCGCGTGA
- a CDS encoding SDR family oxidoreductase, with amino-acid sequence MPETGRSYEIRKEPFRLDGLTAVVTGASRGIGEGCAKLFARQGAHVVLVARDASVLAGLQAEIQADGGSAESWALDVTDHGAIAGRMAQISRLDVLLNNAGTNKPQACLDVDASTFDAVFNLNVRAAFFVAQAAAKRMVELGRPGSIIMTSSQAGHVGLPKRVVYCGTKFALEGIVKVMALELASAGIRVNSIAPTFVETPMTRPYFEDPVFREYVQQNIPLGRMASVAEVAAAALYLASGESAMVTGTSLLIDGGWTAK; translated from the coding sequence ATGCCCGAAACAGGCAGATCTTATGAAATCAGGAAGGAGCCGTTCCGTCTTGACGGATTGACGGCGGTTGTCACCGGCGCTTCCCGAGGCATCGGCGAGGGGTGCGCAAAACTGTTCGCGCGCCAGGGGGCGCACGTCGTCCTGGTCGCGCGCGACGCGTCCGTGCTGGCCGGTTTGCAGGCGGAAATCCAGGCCGACGGCGGATCCGCCGAGAGCTGGGCGTTGGATGTCACCGACCACGGGGCAATTGCCGGGCGCATGGCGCAGATCTCGAGGCTTGATGTTCTGCTGAACAACGCCGGCACAAATAAACCGCAAGCGTGTCTGGACGTCGACGCCTCGACCTTTGATGCCGTCTTCAACCTGAACGTGCGCGCTGCGTTCTTTGTCGCTCAAGCCGCTGCAAAGCGCATGGTCGAGCTAGGCCGGCCGGGGTCGATCATCATGACTTCGTCTCAGGCCGGGCACGTCGGGCTGCCGAAACGGGTCGTCTACTGCGGGACAAAATTTGCCCTGGAAGGGATTGTAAAGGTCATGGCCCTGGAGCTTGCCTCGGCGGGTATCCGCGTGAACAGCATCGCGCCGACTTTTGTCGAAACGCCGATGACGCGGCCGTACTTTGAAGATCCGGTGTTTCGCGAATATGTGCAGCAGAATATCCCGTTGGGCCGAATGGCGTCCGTTGCTGAAGTGGCCGCTGCAGCGTTGTACCTGGCCAGCGGCGAGTCAGCGATGGTGACCGGAACAAGCCTGCTGATTGATGGGGGTTGGACAGCCAAGTGA
- a CDS encoding sugar ABC transporter ATP-binding protein, translating into MGMPSPLLSAQAIRKTYGATVALDEVNLLVQAGEIHALLGENGAGKSTLVKILSGVVGLDRGSLFLNGQQYSPKNITEAREQGISTAFQELSLLPNLTVAQNLFLPTLKKNRVGLATHRANEARALEVLERFRLSSIRPDVPVGNLSLAEKQRLEIVRALSHDPRLLVLDEPTAALPDPSWLFELLFEPVKKGLAVLYISHRLHEIRAICKRGTILRNGRSVDTVDLSGVSNADIFQMMVGRAISQHQARRMQAPKDSPVVCSVDGLTSSRLKGVSFSIHKGEVVGVAGLEGQGQRHLFRTLVGLERAVSGTIKLDGQPVTFHSPREALRAGAGMVLVPEERKVDGLFAGLSTLSNVTVSSVESLQRWGWIDAKREKALALRYSSSVELNPEYFPFSVRNLSGGNQQKAILARAFMAKAGLLLLFDPTRGVDVGTKEVIYEAVERFAAEGGSVLMYSSELPEILRLCDRCLVLYGGRVCSELFGEDVTEEMMVAAMTGHGHGVNINTSEVKTSE; encoded by the coding sequence ATGGGCATGCCCTCCCCCTTGTTATCGGCCCAGGCGATCAGGAAAACCTACGGCGCTACGGTCGCGCTGGATGAGGTTAACCTCCTGGTGCAAGCAGGTGAGATCCATGCCCTGTTAGGAGAGAATGGGGCAGGCAAATCCACCTTGGTCAAGATCCTAAGTGGGGTTGTAGGGTTAGACCGGGGATCGTTATTCCTGAATGGGCAGCAGTATTCTCCAAAGAACATCACGGAGGCTCGTGAGCAGGGCATCTCGACCGCATTCCAAGAATTAAGCCTCCTTCCAAACCTCACCGTCGCGCAAAACCTTTTCCTTCCCACACTGAAGAAGAACCGGGTTGGGCTTGCAACGCACCGGGCCAATGAGGCGCGGGCACTCGAGGTGCTTGAGCGTTTTCGGCTGAGCAGCATCCGGCCAGACGTTCCCGTTGGAAATCTCTCCCTGGCCGAAAAGCAGCGACTCGAAATTGTGAGGGCGCTCAGCCATGATCCTCGACTCCTTGTGCTGGACGAGCCGACGGCGGCGTTGCCCGATCCGAGTTGGTTGTTTGAGCTGCTCTTTGAACCCGTCAAAAAGGGCCTGGCCGTTCTCTACATATCCCATCGACTTCACGAAATCCGGGCGATTTGCAAACGGGGTACAATCCTGCGAAACGGGCGCAGCGTGGACACGGTAGATCTCTCAGGCGTTTCAAACGCAGACATCTTTCAGATGATGGTCGGCCGGGCGATTTCCCAGCACCAGGCGAGAAGGATGCAGGCCCCGAAAGATTCCCCGGTTGTCTGCTCTGTCGACGGCTTAACCTCGAGCCGGCTTAAAGGCGTCAGCTTTTCGATCCACAAAGGAGAGGTTGTCGGCGTCGCCGGCCTGGAGGGGCAAGGTCAACGCCACCTTTTCCGCACGCTCGTCGGCCTGGAACGCGCGGTATCGGGAACGATCAAACTGGATGGTCAACCGGTTACGTTCCATTCTCCCCGCGAGGCCCTGCGGGCAGGCGCCGGCATGGTGCTCGTTCCCGAAGAGCGAAAAGTAGACGGGTTGTTTGCCGGCTTAAGCACCTTGTCTAACGTTACCGTATCGTCGGTCGAATCCTTACAGCGCTGGGGTTGGATTGACGCGAAGCGAGAAAAGGCCCTCGCGCTGCGGTACTCAAGTTCGGTCGAACTTAATCCGGAATACTTTCCTTTTTCCGTACGGAACCTCTCCGGAGGAAATCAACAAAAAGCGATTCTGGCCCGCGCGTTCATGGCGAAGGCCGGGTTACTATTGCTTTTCGACCCGACGCGGGGAGTCGATGTGGGTACAAAAGAGGTGATTTATGAGGCCGTTGAGCGCTTCGCGGCCGAAGGAGGGAGCGTCCTTATGTATTCTTCGGAACTCCCCGAAATCCTTCGACTATGCGACCGCTGCCTTGTGCTCTACGGCGGAAGGGTTTGTTCCGAGCTTTTCGGGGAGGACGTCACAGAGGAAATGATGGTGGCTGCCATGACCGGTCACGGGCACGGGGTTAACATTAACACTTCGGAGGTAAAGACGTCTGAATGA
- a CDS encoding helix-turn-helix transcriptional regulator, with protein MLPKIDPEGLITHRSDRSGFTGLLVLLRELPPCGYFKVNAGPDGYWFKYRSRPEKGELRLTIPRLGLARRRVTREDFVMVPPRVPLQFEWKGAPGRVAQFVFSRPCLETAAAKLAIPWPLFEQLPRVSFWIDHRLEALCSLLMEETQNGCWLDPLYFESLAGALAVSLLSRVRDQHGFGRRTSAVHPGIRRAIQRLENDFSDGASLPELADQARLSVDYFARSFQMATGCTPHQYRLRMRLSRARELMTQSDEGFSLTEIARRCGFFDQAHLCRHFRRFFGITPAAFRRAHANAAEGAEPSRRTMTGWFAG; from the coding sequence ATGCTCCCGAAAATCGACCCTGAGGGTTTGATCACCCATCGCAGCGACCGGTCGGGGTTCACCGGCCTTTTAGTGCTGCTCCGCGAACTGCCGCCGTGCGGGTATTTCAAGGTCAATGCTGGCCCGGACGGGTATTGGTTCAAGTACCGCTCCCGGCCCGAGAAAGGCGAGCTGCGGCTGACGATCCCGCGACTCGGCCTGGCCCGGCGCCGCGTTACTCGTGAGGACTTCGTGATGGTGCCGCCCCGGGTTCCACTGCAGTTCGAATGGAAAGGCGCGCCCGGGCGGGTGGCGCAATTCGTGTTCTCACGACCTTGCCTCGAAACCGCGGCTGCCAAGCTGGCCATCCCTTGGCCGCTTTTCGAGCAGCTGCCGCGCGTGTCGTTTTGGATCGACCATCGGCTCGAAGCCCTTTGCTCGCTTTTGATGGAGGAGACTCAAAACGGCTGCTGGCTGGACCCGCTTTACTTTGAGTCATTGGCAGGCGCGCTCGCCGTGAGCCTGCTTAGCCGCGTGCGGGATCAGCACGGCTTTGGGCGGCGCACCTCAGCTGTCCATCCGGGCATTCGCCGCGCCATCCAGCGCCTGGAGAATGACTTTTCTGATGGCGCCTCTCTACCTGAGCTTGCGGATCAGGCGCGCCTGAGCGTTGACTATTTTGCCCGCAGCTTCCAAATGGCCACCGGCTGCACGCCGCACCAGTACCGATTGCGGATGCGCCTGAGCCGCGCGCGGGAGTTAATGACGCAAAGTGATGAAGGTTTTTCCCTGACGGAGATTGCGAGGCGGTGCGGTTTTTTCGATCAGGCGCACCTCTGCCGGCATTTCCGGCGCTTTTTCGGCATAACGCCGGCCGCCTTCCGACGGGCGCACGCAAACGCGGCGGAAGGCGCTGAGCCAAGTCGTCGAACGATGACGGGGTGGTTTGCCGGTTGA
- a CDS encoding ABC transporter permease, with product MKQKVLAWLGNGALVAGLIYCVLFAVYAGSEKGAVSLFSIATLFNNAAPLALAAAGETIVVLTKNFDLSVGGVISLTNVILAVYPIPGPYGAAITILVVCLLGALVGAVNGALVAYGRLQSIGATLGTMIVCQGLALVILGAPGGNVSDFIANFFTDQIFGFPVAALVLLLVAFVWIILKTTDLGVAIYAIGQDEAAARLSGISVSRTRFLAYCLAGCVYALAGFMLSAQTATGNPTAGSSFSLLVFASVVIGGTSLLGGRGGLIGSMIGAAALTLLQKVLFSTGVESFYIGVFQGVIMIAALAFSETVFRVSRLGASSS from the coding sequence ATGAAGCAAAAGGTGCTTGCATGGTTAGGCAACGGCGCACTGGTAGCGGGGCTCATTTATTGCGTCTTGTTTGCGGTTTACGCCGGGAGTGAAAAAGGGGCGGTTTCGCTATTCTCGATTGCTACGCTGTTTAATAACGCGGCGCCGCTGGCCCTCGCGGCAGCGGGTGAAACGATCGTGGTGTTAACAAAGAATTTTGACCTTTCTGTCGGGGGCGTCATTTCGCTGACCAATGTGATCCTTGCGGTATACCCCATTCCCGGCCCGTATGGAGCAGCGATCACCATCCTGGTCGTCTGCCTCCTTGGCGCGTTGGTGGGCGCGGTCAACGGCGCCTTGGTCGCTTACGGCAGGTTACAGTCAATCGGGGCTACGTTGGGCACGATGATCGTTTGCCAGGGGCTGGCGCTGGTTATTTTGGGCGCCCCCGGCGGTAATGTTTCTGACTTCATCGCCAACTTCTTTACCGACCAGATTTTTGGGTTTCCCGTCGCGGCGCTGGTCCTGCTGCTGGTAGCGTTCGTGTGGATCATTCTGAAAACGACAGACCTCGGCGTTGCGATTTATGCCATTGGCCAGGACGAGGCGGCTGCAAGGTTATCAGGAATTTCGGTGTCAAGGACAAGGTTCCTGGCGTATTGCCTCGCCGGTTGCGTCTATGCCCTGGCCGGTTTTATGTTGAGCGCGCAGACTGCGACGGGTAATCCCACCGCCGGTTCGTCGTTTTCCTTGCTGGTTTTTGCTTCAGTGGTCATCGGTGGAACCTCGCTGCTCGGAGGACGCGGCGGACTTATCGGCTCGATGATCGGGGCAGCTGCACTGACGCTGCTCCAGAAGGTGTTGTTTTCGACCGGGGTTGAGTCGTTCTACATCGGGGTGTTTCAGGGCGTGATCATGATCGCGGCGCTCGCTTTTTCTGAAACGGTCTTCCGAGTCTCTCGTCTGGGGGCAAGCTCGTCATGA